In Rhodanobacter denitrificans, the sequence CAGCGTCACCTTCCCACAGTCGTCATTCCGGTCGAAGGCCCGCCCGCTGCAGCACCCTTCCACACCCGTCATGCCTGCGAAGGCAGGCATCGCACTTCATCCATCATGTCTGCGGCGGAGCCTGCAGGCAGAGCAAGAGCTTTCGTGCGCCTGCGGCGCCCGAGTTACTTTCTCTTTGCGTGCTCAAAGAGAAAGTAACCAAAGAGAAAGAGCACCCCGCTTGGCGCTTGCCGGACTCCTGTCCGGCAAGTCCGTGAGCCGGGGCCGGGCTTTTCGAGCGGGCATCGTGCCCGCGCGAAAAGGCGAGTCCATCCATGGACTCGCCCGCTGCGCGGCCTGTCGTCCCCAACTCACCGCCGCACAGGGGCCCCGGGTAGAGCAGCGGGCCATCCTGGCCCGCACTCGGTGCGCCACCGCTGCGCGGTGGCGAGAGCGGAAGAGCAAGATCTGGCGGCTGACTTGCAGACAAGCTCCTGTTACGGGGGCGCTACTTCAGAGGTTGATGAAATAGATCTCCGAGGTGTTGCATTCAGCGCACTCGCGATAGAACTGGTTGCCTGCTTTTCGAAGACGTGGCTTATGCCCTGCCTGGCAGGTGAACTTGATCGCGGTGTTTACGCTGCATTTCGCACATTGGAAGTAGTACCCGTATTTGCCGTATTGGATGCTGCCGTTGATGCCTTGGCAGTCCTTGCAGCGTGGACCAATGCTGGAGGACAGCGTCACCGGTGCCGCGCTGACGACGTTGTGGTGCGTCGTTGCCGGAAGTTCGGCAACTTTTGCGAAAGGAGCGGGTTTGGCCGAAGGTGTCCCGACTGAATTTGCCGCCATCGACGGGGGGCGTATCGGCTGGGAAGGTCGGTGCAGCTTGGCCAATTGCCGCGCAACATCGCGCACCGTATCCGCAGACACAATTTTCGCGACGGTCTTCGCTATGCCGACGAAGCCATTCTCGTTGTCGATGTCGCGTGAGATTCGCTCGCGCAGTTGATCGGCTTTGATCACTCGGCTGGCGTCAAACTTTTTGGGTCG encodes:
- a CDS encoding nuclease-related domain-containing protein — its product is MLIKKADDHSEELAELERLTMTGRGDAAIHAKKELAIRRAGMKGETESAYLIDFHFGSSTNWTVIHDLRIEYDGRVAQIDHLLINRWMECYVLETKHFRDGVKITEDGEFMRWNGFKHTFEGMPSPLEQNDRHIAVLRDAMKAIDLPTRLGIRIQLAFQSLVLVSPTARIDRPKKFDASRVIKADQLRERISRDIDNENGFVGIAKTVAKIVSADTVRDVARQLAKLHRPSQPIRPPSMAANSVGTPSAKPAPFAKVAELPATTHHNVVSAAPVTLSSSIGPRCKDCQGINGSIQYGKYGYYFQCAKCSVNTAIKFTCQAGHKPRLRKAGNQFYRECAECNTSEIYFINL